The window CAGCAGAGATGGGCAACGAGCCCGCAAGGGTAGGAAAGCAATAGCGAGTCTTCGACGTCGACGCCAGTTTCGCCGATTTCGCAGATGCTATGCTGAAGGGTCGGAGGTTTTCCTCCGGCCACCATGCTCGCGAGGGCGAGCGGGTAGATTCCCAAATCAAGCAAGGCTCCTCCGGCCAATTTTGGGTTGAGCATCCGGTGGTCAGGGGCAAACGGCACGTTTGTTCCGAAGCTGGCAAAGAGCTGACGCGGCTTGCCGATAAGGCCTCCCGCGATCCATCTCCGCATCTGCGCGACCGCCGGCAGGAAGCGGGTCCACATCCCCTCCATGAGGAAAACGCCTTTTGCGCGGGCTGCGTCGATCATCTCTGCGGCCTGCTTGGCATTGATGGCAAGCGGCTTTTCGCAGAGCACAGCCTTGCTCGAGTTTAGAGCGAGCAGGACAGTCTGGTGGTGGAAGTTATGGGTGTTGGCAACGTATACGGCGTCGATTGTAGAATCGTCGAGCAGCGCTTCGTAGCTGTCGTAGCTCTTGCCCACTCCGTTCTCGAGAGCGAAGGTCTTCGCCTTTCCCGGCGTACGTGAGGCGACCGCGACGAGTTCTGCGTTTTGTGTCGTCTTGGCGCTGGCGGCGAATTTGCGGGCAATGCCGCCGCTTGCGAGGACGCCCCAGTTTACTTTTCGATTGTCTGGCATAGCATTGAAGAGGGGTAGACTCCAAAGCCTATCGGGCAGGCTGCAGCTCGATCTTTTGGAAGGCGAAGGAAGGGAGCTGAGTTTGAATGCGGATGAGCGAAGTCTCTCCCGTGTCGCTGGCTTCCTGGCTTGCCGTTTTCCACTCGGACCATTGCAGGTCGTTCAAGTGGGTATAGCGGTGGGCGTTGGCCACGAAGGTGTCGACGCCTTCCTTTACGAGCATGATATAGGGAGTGCCGTTTTTATCATAAGTGTCTTTGATCCAGCCGCCGTCAGATTCGTATCGGGTGGCCCGAGGAAAATCGACCGCGAATTGCTGGAAGGCGCATTCGTCTTTGCCGTAGGTCGCGACGCGGTAGCGGTATTCAGCGTTTGGTGACGATTCCACTTCGAACACGGTCTCGACCGCCTCGTCCTCTTGGTACTCGTTGGAGATCGTGTTGTAGTTGAAAATCAAAGCGTCGTAGCTGTCGGAAGCCAGATCAGCGGCGAAAATTCCGTCGATCCTATTGCCTTCGACGGCGGGTGGGCCCTTGCTCTCATTGGCGTAGCGATGTTTGCCGAGCATGGAGGCGAGCGCTTTTTGGGTGAGCACGTTGGGCTCAACAAGGCCGTCTCGAATGTTGCCCCAGAGATGGACTTGCTTGATGTCATTTTCCAGTACCATCTTGGCGATGCTGGCGAAGAGCGAGGAGTTGTAGGAATTGCTGAGCCAGACGAATTCGCCGTCGCGGTACTGGGAGAGTCCCCAGAATTCGTGGATCTCGAAGAGGGCGTCGGGATTCCAGTCGGGGTGCCGCTGGATCGGTTCGATCTGCTCGCGGTACACGATGTCCATATCGACGCTGTCCTCCTTGTCGTAGAAGGGGTAGTAGGAGGTGCCAATGAAGTCGTAACGGATGCCGTGAGTTTTGGCCCACTCGATGAAGGCCCCTGCGTAGGAGCCCTCGACGTTGCCGGTGTAATCGGTATATTTCTTGCCGGTAAAGCTGGCCTCGCGAAATTGGGCTCCGACTTTGGCCTCTGGAAGCACCGAGTGCACGGCGTCGATGGTGTTCTTGTAGTGATCGAAAAACTGTTGGCGGGTTCCGATCCAATGTCCGGGACGGGTGTCGATTTCGGAGCCGACCCGAAATCGCCAGGAGGCGACTCGTTCCTCGCCGTAGGTTTCGACGAGCTTGGCGATGGCTGCCTTGATGAAGGCGTGCCATGCCTGCGGGTCGTTGGGCGGGACCGCGTTGCCGTAGGTCGAGTTCTTGTCTTCAGCCAGGTAGTGCACCCCGTCAGGCTCTTCGACGAAGGTGATGTCTCGCTGGAAGGCCCATGGCGGGTTGTCGAGGACGATCTGCTTGAGTTGTATCCCAGAGTTCAATACGACGTCGATGCGACGAATGAGCGGTTCCCAGTCGTAGACATACTTTTCGCCGTCCCACTTGTAGCAATCGTATTCGAGCATGCGCTCGCCTTTTTTCGACCAGCCGCCGAGCATGCGTACGCAATTGACGTATGACCCTTCCATTCCAAAGGCCGGAACGTTGATGCTTTCGTAGGGAGGCAGGCGGTTGTGCGTGTTCCAGAAGTTGTAGATCTCTCCCTTTCGGTTTGCAGGATCGGTGAAGTCACTAGTAAGGGTGATCCCTCCGAAAGCTAAGGGGGAGGCGAGGAAGCAAAGTTTCAGGAGCAGGGCGGCTCGGATGGAAGGCATGGCAATATTCCAGCGTTTCGGGGTTGCGGTTCAAGGAGAGACGAGGCTTCGAAGCCATTCTGACATGGGATAACCCATTTCTACTGTTTAGGGTATTAGGTCGTCTCTCGCCCTACATTGGGGGCAGTTAGTTCGGTGACGGCGATGAAAGAAACAAAGGGACGACTGCGAGAGTCGTCCCTTGGAAGTGAGTGCTGGAGTTCTAGCGTTCCTTGGCGAGCACCACGTACATGCGGGCTTCGTCCGAGATGTCGCTGTCGGAGTTGCCCGCCATGATAATGCTTTCGCCGGCTTTCACTTCTCGCTTGAAGAGCGAGAGAGTGCTTCCGCCGAGGTCGATGTCATCGCCGGTGTCTTGGTAGTCGGAGAGGAATTCTGGGCGCTCGACGAGGTCGTCGTGTCCCACCCAGATGATCATGTCTTTGCCAGCAATGAATTGCAGGAGGTCTCGGGCCCAATAACCCCTGTCGGCATTTGGGGTGCGAATGTATTCGGCTCCGTGCAAGTAAAATGGAATGCGGGTGTAGTTGTATTCTAAATCCGTCCAGGCCTTCTTTCCCCAGTAGGCGTTGGTGCGGAGGATGGCCTCGTGGTCGCCAGTGTAGCTGAATTGGGCGAAGAGTTCGCTTGTCATCTCTGTGTTTGGCGCCAGGTCAGGCATGGGTGGCGTATAGGCCGGAAGCGGCTCGGGGTCGCCGAGGTTTTGCGGGTAGACCTGCGGCATCTCCGTAGTGAGGCCATCCACGATTTCCACAGGGTGCGAGGTAATCTCGATGGTTGCGTCTGGTAGGCCTTCGCGTGAAGCGGTTACGGTGACGGTTCCTGGCTTAAGTAGGGAACGGATGGATACGCGGTTGATGCCAGCCTCGGTTTCTAGGAATAGATTGTTGGTGCTGTTGACCTTGCCGCTGTTGTAGC of the Pelagicoccus enzymogenes genome contains:
- a CDS encoding Gfo/Idh/MocA family protein, translated to MPDNRKVNWGVLASGGIARKFAASAKTTQNAELVAVASRTPGKAKTFALENGVGKSYDSYEALLDDSTIDAVYVANTHNFHHQTVLLALNSSKAVLCEKPLAINAKQAAEMIDAARAKGVFLMEGMWTRFLPAVAQMRRWIAGGLIGKPRQLFASFGTNVPFAPDHRMLNPKLAGGALLDLGIYPLALASMVAGGKPPTLQHSICEIGETGVDVEDSLLLSYPCGLVAHLCCGIKSKYTNSATLCGETGSITLPPLFIGAQSVTLQTGNETITKEFPCEFLHGFRYEIEAASECILKGLTECDTIPLDETLELARTMDAFREEWGLRYDGE
- a CDS encoding GH39 family glycosyl hydrolase, which produces MPSIRAALLLKLCFLASPLAFGGITLTSDFTDPANRKGEIYNFWNTHNRLPPYESINVPAFGMEGSYVNCVRMLGGWSKKGERMLEYDCYKWDGEKYVYDWEPLIRRIDVVLNSGIQLKQIVLDNPPWAFQRDITFVEEPDGVHYLAEDKNSTYGNAVPPNDPQAWHAFIKAAIAKLVETYGEERVASWRFRVGSEIDTRPGHWIGTRQQFFDHYKNTIDAVHSVLPEAKVGAQFREASFTGKKYTDYTGNVEGSYAGAFIEWAKTHGIRYDFIGTSYYPFYDKEDSVDMDIVYREQIEPIQRHPDWNPDALFEIHEFWGLSQYRDGEFVWLSNSYNSSLFASIAKMVLENDIKQVHLWGNIRDGLVEPNVLTQKALASMLGKHRYANESKGPPAVEGNRIDGIFAADLASDSYDALIFNYNTISNEYQEDEAVETVFEVESSPNAEYRYRVATYGKDECAFQQFAVDFPRATRYESDGGWIKDTYDKNGTPYIMLVKEGVDTFVANAHRYTHLNDLQWSEWKTASQEASDTGETSLIRIQTQLPSFAFQKIELQPAR